In Nostoc sp. CENA543, a single genomic region encodes these proteins:
- a CDS encoding general stress protein, with the protein MVVGIHRRSVGVFSHRRDAEAALHELKQSGFPMDRVSVIAQSADRDDEIAGTPVQEKVGNKADEGAATGAISGGVLGGLGGLLVGLGTLAIPGIGPIMLAGATATTLATTLAGAGIGAVAGGLLGALIGLGIPEERARVYEERVRRGHYLVIIDGTDAEISQAQAILHRRGIEDYGVYDHPHEQRSTTSTTDVGTRKYAIGYFPQLADAEAAINDLRNAGFPLNQLSLIHREPLQRPSLTGIDVTNRFDPNRWRLPHDRTSFYNERINHGDYIVAVSGTDAELQRAAAILNRHNIHQWQIFEPDTHTSVPVNTRKRSIGVFPHRRDAELALAELRDAGFPMNQVSLIAKDADSHRTPGTGNKADEGAKAGAATGGVLGGLGGLLVGLGALALPGIGPVIAGGAVATALATTLAGGAIGAAAGGIVGGLVGLGIPENRARVYSDRFQRGDYLIIVDGTETQIQQAEAILRHRGIEEFAVFDATDVDREHHYQDLNRSRNEDIVRTDYPVTGDRQDPAVVIIDHREGQI; encoded by the coding sequence ATGGTTGTAGGTATACATAGACGTTCTGTAGGTGTGTTTTCTCATCGCCGGGATGCGGAAGCGGCACTACATGAACTGAAGCAGTCCGGCTTTCCTATGGATCGAGTTTCAGTGATTGCACAAAGTGCAGATAGAGATGATGAGATTGCTGGTACTCCCGTGCAGGAGAAAGTCGGCAATAAAGCTGACGAAGGTGCAGCAACCGGAGCAATTTCGGGGGGAGTTTTAGGTGGTTTAGGTGGTTTGTTAGTTGGTCTTGGGACTCTAGCAATTCCTGGAATTGGCCCCATCATGCTAGCGGGTGCCACTGCCACTACCCTAGCCACTACCCTAGCCGGCGCAGGGATTGGTGCTGTGGCTGGTGGTTTACTAGGTGCATTGATTGGTTTGGGTATTCCTGAAGAACGCGCACGAGTTTATGAAGAGAGGGTGCGGCGGGGACACTATTTAGTCATTATCGATGGCACAGATGCAGAAATTTCTCAGGCACAGGCCATTTTACATCGCCGTGGCATTGAAGATTACGGTGTTTACGACCATCCCCATGAACAACGTTCTACTACATCTACTACAGATGTCGGCACTCGCAAGTATGCGATCGGTTATTTTCCGCAATTGGCAGATGCTGAAGCGGCAATTAACGATTTGCGGAATGCCGGTTTCCCTCTGAATCAACTCTCTTTAATCCATCGTGAACCCTTACAGCGTCCTTCTTTGACCGGTATTGACGTAACTAACCGTTTTGATCCCAATCGTTGGCGTTTGCCTCACGATCGCACCAGTTTCTACAATGAGCGCATCAATCATGGCGACTACATAGTTGCAGTCAGTGGTACAGATGCAGAACTGCAACGTGCAGCTGCCATACTGAATCGCCACAACATTCACCAGTGGCAAATTTTTGAGCCAGACACTCACACTAGTGTCCCCGTCAACACAAGGAAACGCTCCATTGGTGTATTTCCCCATCGTCGAGACGCAGAACTCGCATTAGCTGAGTTGCGGGACGCAGGTTTCCCGATGAACCAGGTTTCTTTAATTGCGAAAGATGCTGATAGTCATCGAACACCAGGTACAGGTAATAAAGCCGATGAAGGAGCTAAAGCAGGAGCTGCGACAGGCGGAGTTTTAGGCGGTTTAGGCGGTTTATTAGTTGGTTTAGGTGCCTTAGCTCTTCCAGGCATCGGCCCAGTCATTGCCGGTGGTGCAGTCGCAACTGCCTTGGCGACAACTTTAGCAGGTGGTGCAATTGGCGCAGCAGCCGGAGGAATCGTTGGCGGGTTAGTTGGTTTAGGAATTCCCGAAAACCGCGCCAGAGTTTATAGCGATCGCTTCCAAAGAGGTGATTACTTGATTATTGTCGATGGTACAGAAACACAAATCCAGCAAGCTGAAGCTATTCTCAGACATCGAGGTATTGAAGAGTTCGCCGTGTTTGATGCCACTGATGTAGATAGAGAACACCACTATCAAGACTTGAATCGCTCCAGAAACGAAGACATCGTGCGGACTGACTACCCAGTTACAGGCGATCGTCAAGATCCTGCGGTAGTAATTATCGACCATCGAGAAGGACAAATCTAA
- a CDS encoding BON domain-containing protein yields the protein MKKLTPFIISCVLVVGAAACQDTAKTTVTAPAPDEQPTAPTAQVTQEAQQDAQSELRRRQLNEDIRAREQRNNATGGDRERAEGDLASEVRSKLEANIPNGQLTVNAKEDGTVTVSGTVNNQEQLAKIEPLAKEIKGVTQVVVNATVAPPNS from the coding sequence ATGAAGAAGTTAACTCCTTTTATCATTAGTTGTGTTCTAGTAGTTGGTGCAGCAGCTTGTCAAGATACAGCCAAAACAACTGTAACTGCACCCGCACCAGACGAACAACCAACAGCACCCACTGCACAGGTGACACAAGAAGCTCAACAAGACGCGCAAAGTGAACTCCGCAGGAGACAACTGAACGAAGATATTCGCGCCCGTGAACAGCGTAATAATGCGACTGGTGGAGATAGAGAAAGAGCCGAAGGAGATCTGGCTAGTGAAGTGCGGTCAAAACTAGAGGCTAACATCCCTAATGGTCAATTAACAGTTAATGCCAAGGAAGATGGTACGGTGACGGTTTCAGGAACCGTGAACAACCAAGAGCAGTTAGCTAAAATTGAACCATTGGCGAAAGAAATTAAGGGTGTTACACAGGTAGTCGTTAATGCTACCGTCGCGCCACCAAACAGCTAA
- a CDS encoding CAAD domain-containing protein — protein sequence METEQQQAESLNATLPQGAIALASPENGQIQKLPSASNTNAEWQQTAKQVADTLGKLPDYLGSFYQQYKQPIITALIILSVVVTLRVLLALIDAINDIPLLSPIFEVIGISYSGWFVFRYLIKSSTRQELFSEINTLKNQFFGN from the coding sequence ATGGAAACCGAACAACAACAAGCGGAATCCTTAAATGCCACTCTACCACAAGGCGCGATCGCACTAGCTAGCCCTGAGAATGGTCAGATCCAAAAGCTCCCGTCAGCTAGTAATACTAATGCTGAGTGGCAGCAAACAGCCAAACAAGTAGCTGACACTTTAGGAAAGCTACCTGATTATTTAGGAAGTTTCTATCAACAATATAAACAACCCATAATCACTGCCTTAATTATCTTATCAGTGGTAGTGACATTAAGGGTATTACTGGCCTTGATTGATGCCATCAACGATATCCCTCTATTATCACCCATTTTTGAAGTAATTGGCATTAGTTATTCCGGTTGGTTTGTTTTCCGTTATCTCATTAAATCTTCCACTCGCCAAGAGCTATTCTCGGAAATTAACACACTGAAAAACCAGTTTTTCGGTAATTAA
- a CDS encoding extracellular solute-binding protein, producing MSANGFDTIAAFELFLDAHNVAIATHAQGLVIADASNRKNLINVLTEFVEFYRQGYVPPDTIEWSGSGNNIAFLNRKILMTLNMTLSIPRSQKLENSQYNRNAAQRYRNIGTLADYPQKLDGTTLQAPRVLNQIIALKHQRQSQQTWEFLQYLLKPDNLQRLVNGFNGRILPTMPQLLNNPLWQDTSDPHSTADLAIYNRSRLPEDDKLHPVFSQIYMQQLWAQIIQKTLKNQASPTQAADWGIRQIRKIWERFENKL from the coding sequence ATGTCTGCAAACGGCTTCGACACTATTGCCGCCTTTGAGCTGTTCTTGGATGCTCATAATGTAGCGATCGCCACCCATGCACAAGGATTGGTTATAGCAGATGCCAGTAACCGAAAGAATTTAATCAATGTTCTTACTGAATTCGTCGAATTTTATCGGCAGGGATATGTGCCGCCAGATACCATTGAATGGTCAGGTTCAGGCAATAATATTGCTTTTCTCAACCGTAAAATCTTGATGACTCTTAACATGACTTTATCTATTCCTAGGTCACAAAAATTAGAAAATAGTCAATATAACCGCAATGCTGCACAGCGATACCGAAATATTGGTACGTTAGCAGACTATCCCCAAAAACTTGACGGTACAACTTTGCAAGCTCCTAGAGTCCTCAATCAGATTATTGCTCTCAAACACCAGCGACAATCTCAACAAACCTGGGAGTTTCTGCAATATTTACTCAAACCAGATAATCTCCAGCGACTAGTTAACGGATTTAATGGCCGAATTTTACCAACCATGCCACAACTGTTAAACAATCCTCTTTGGCAAGATACTTCTGATCCTCATTCAACAGCAGATCTAGCTATCTACAATCGCTCTCGACTACCAGAAGATGACAAGTTACACCCGGTCTTCAGTCAGATTTATATGCAACAACTTTGGGCGCAAATCATTCAGAAAACACTGAAAAATCAGGCTTCACCCACCCAAGCTGCTGATTGGGGTATTAGGCAGATCCGCAAAATTTGGGAACGATTCGAGAACAAACTATGA
- a CDS encoding hybrid sensor histidine kinase/response regulator: MSIWNRKSLLYQLVYRFSVISWITTVLVAVSASCYSRYNLQGEVVSRLNNSLDFKSKELDYWVNNQLRDVLHLAQQTEIREAVPKLIERQNSQARTIAYDRLQKYLHQTTLVKPNLRSICITENSGYIVFCSSSSTQDEQYLPLGYPITYLTQENLTSITPNFYLNQQRKPAITIATPLKDSSGTQMGALVIDLSLTELQNLLLESTINSETPAIYLVGESNLNAVAFLNTAADKFHKGKKLPSDLPLKSEAIKRAIAQQNGMASYDNQYGVFVIGVYRWLPKYSVGFIAEISHRKAFEPADRLGLSFAVFGCVTSFLLMLAIYFLSRQITEPIQNISQAAERLTQGDLNQYVPVITQNEVGILAQTFNTMAERLKLDRENLELRVAERTFELAVAKSQAESANQAKSEFLANMSHELRTPLNVILGSCEVLLEKAFGTLNAGQENSILLIENSGRHLLAVINDILDVSQIETGCLELEISTVSIAHLFESSVALVRQQAIKKEIQLSTIQSSNYEYITVDEQRMRQLLLNLLSNAVKFTPMGGQVTLEVRFGTLALPDLEVDVVFAGNQPSPDEEFLYFSVSDTGIGIPKSFQDKLFQPFVQVDSKLNRHYEGTGLGLTLVRQIAELHGGSVIVRSELGKGSCFTVYLPRTCLAMENSLSDQNPASELLATAATDAPEPETDHPLVLLAEDNEANVLAISYYLTAKGFRLIVAQDGEDAIAIAQSQHPDIILMDIQMPGLDGVEAIKRIRQDSQLAHIPIIALTALAMSSDRERCLEAGADEYMAKPVKLKQLQTTMQQLLNISQHHNHDH; the protein is encoded by the coding sequence ATGAGCATTTGGAATCGTAAAAGTTTACTGTATCAATTAGTCTATCGATTTTCTGTTATTTCTTGGATTACGACCGTATTAGTTGCTGTTAGTGCTTCCTGCTATTCCCGCTACAATTTACAAGGGGAAGTCGTCAGCCGCCTCAATAATTCCTTAGATTTCAAATCTAAAGAGTTGGACTATTGGGTTAACAATCAATTGCGTGATGTCCTTCACTTGGCACAGCAAACTGAAATTCGCGAGGCTGTACCAAAATTAATCGAACGGCAAAATTCCCAGGCTCGAACAATAGCTTATGATCGCTTACAAAAGTACCTGCATCAAACAACGCTCGTTAAGCCGAATCTCCGCAGTATTTGCATTACGGAAAATAGTGGCTATATAGTTTTCTGTTCAAGTTCTTCAACTCAAGATGAGCAATATTTACCTTTAGGCTATCCTATTACTTATCTTACACAAGAAAATTTAACTTCCATTACACCGAATTTTTATTTAAATCAACAGCGAAAACCAGCCATCACGATCGCGACTCCTTTAAAAGATAGTTCCGGGACTCAGATGGGGGCTTTGGTAATTGATCTGAGTCTCACAGAACTGCAAAATCTGTTGTTGGAAAGCACCATTAATAGCGAAACTCCAGCCATTTATTTAGTAGGAGAATCTAACCTAAATGCCGTTGCTTTTCTCAACACGGCGGCTGATAAGTTTCACAAGGGGAAGAAGTTACCTTCAGATTTACCACTCAAAAGTGAAGCTATCAAGCGCGCGATCGCTCAACAAAATGGTATGGCTTCTTACGATAACCAATATGGTGTGTTTGTCATCGGTGTGTATCGTTGGTTGCCTAAGTATAGTGTAGGATTCATTGCCGAAATCAGCCATAGGAAAGCTTTTGAGCCTGCTGATCGCTTAGGATTAAGCTTTGCAGTGTTCGGTTGTGTTACTTCTTTTCTGTTAATGTTGGCTATTTACTTCCTGTCTCGACAGATTACTGAACCGATTCAAAACATTAGTCAGGCGGCTGAACGTTTAACTCAGGGAGATTTAAATCAATATGTCCCAGTGATTACGCAAAATGAAGTCGGGATTCTCGCCCAGACTTTTAACACTATGGCCGAGCGACTAAAATTAGATCGGGAAAATTTAGAATTACGGGTGGCAGAACGTACCTTTGAATTAGCGGTTGCCAAAAGTCAGGCGGAGTCTGCTAACCAAGCCAAGAGCGAATTTCTGGCCAATATGAGTCATGAACTGCGGACTCCCCTAAATGTGATTCTTGGTAGTTGCGAAGTGCTGCTAGAAAAAGCCTTTGGGACACTGAACGCAGGTCAAGAAAATTCTATATTACTCATCGAAAATAGTGGACGACACCTTTTAGCAGTCATTAACGATATTTTGGATGTTTCTCAAATCGAAACTGGTTGTCTAGAATTGGAAATTTCTACTGTTTCCATTGCACATCTTTTTGAGTCTAGTGTGGCATTGGTCAGACAACAAGCAATCAAAAAAGAAATTCAACTATCAACTATTCAATCAAGTAACTACGAGTATATTACTGTAGACGAACAGAGGATGCGTCAGTTACTTCTGAATCTCCTCTCTAACGCCGTCAAATTCACCCCTATGGGTGGACAAGTGACTCTGGAGGTTCGTTTTGGGACTCTAGCATTACCGGACTTAGAGGTTGATGTTGTCTTTGCAGGTAATCAACCATCACCTGATGAGGAATTCCTGTATTTTTCAGTGAGCGATACTGGCATTGGTATCCCGAAATCTTTTCAAGATAAACTGTTTCAACCCTTCGTTCAAGTTGACAGTAAACTCAACCGCCACTATGAAGGCACCGGTTTAGGACTAACTTTGGTGAGGCAAATTGCCGAATTACATGGTGGTTCAGTGATTGTACGGAGCGAACTGGGAAAGGGCAGTTGTTTTACCGTCTATCTACCTCGCACTTGTTTGGCAATGGAAAATTCTTTGTCAGATCAGAATCCTGCATCAGAACTGCTAGCAACAGCAGCAACAGATGCACCAGAACCAGAAACCGATCATCCTTTAGTGTTGTTAGCTGAAGATAATGAAGCCAATGTCCTGGCGATTTCTTACTATCTGACAGCTAAAGGCTTCCGGTTGATTGTGGCGCAAGATGGCGAAGATGCGATCGCCATAGCCCAAAGTCAACACCCTGATATCATCCTCATGGATATTCAAATGCCAGGATTAGACGGTGTAGAAGCGATTAAACGCATCCGTCAAGATAGTCAACTAGCTCATATTCCTATTATTGCCCTGACGGCTTTAGCTATGTCCAGCGATCGCGAACGTTGTCTTGAGGCTGGAGCAGACGAATATATGGCTAAACCAGTGAAACTCAAACAATTGCAAACTACCATGCAACAATTGTTAAATATATCTCAACATCACAACCATGATCACTAG
- a CDS encoding sigma-70 family RNA polymerase sigma factor, whose translation MQPRQSIIEIFSTFVQFDADRFSRWAAESRLRRSIQSCLEQTPKETSEYFWALYWYKFWQVPETQPLAKQHLTAYLQEPCYWTSQKTAASFTSTQYKLSDCFQVAIAQVDRVLKGFNPSQSSTLKNYASIIFGSAIRETLRQRQEVDICTDWGLLRKISQKRLEESLQNAGLSLSKIRGYIQAWNCFKTLYVPTKAANSRQLSRPDDATWKAIAQAYNAQNTPSVSPKTVEEWLLYAAKAARKYLYPTPDSLNATKGGDDSSEILDNLPGTEQPSLMQEIIAQEEEQARNSQTTEVKQALIKAVSQLDSQLQEILLLYYGQKANQDAIAQQLDIKQYTVSRRLSKAKENLLRSLASWSQDTLHISLTPDILKSMSTLIEDWLQNYYNVSPP comes from the coding sequence ATGCAACCTCGGCAAAGCATTATTGAAATTTTTTCAACTTTTGTGCAGTTTGATGCCGATCGCTTCAGTCGGTGGGCGGCGGAATCACGCTTGCGTCGCAGCATCCAAAGTTGTCTTGAGCAAACTCCCAAGGAAACTTCGGAATATTTTTGGGCGTTGTATTGGTATAAATTTTGGCAAGTACCAGAAACTCAACCTTTAGCCAAGCAACATCTGACGGCTTATCTGCAAGAACCTTGTTATTGGACTTCCCAAAAAACCGCCGCCAGTTTTACCAGTACACAGTACAAACTTTCTGACTGTTTTCAGGTGGCGATCGCCCAAGTTGATCGAGTCCTCAAAGGCTTTAATCCCAGTCAATCCAGCACTCTGAAAAACTACGCCAGTATTATTTTCGGGAGTGCAATTCGGGAAACACTCCGCCAACGTCAGGAAGTTGATATCTGCACTGATTGGGGTCTGTTACGTAAAATCAGCCAAAAGCGGTTAGAAGAATCTTTGCAAAATGCTGGATTATCTCTAAGCAAAATTCGCGGTTACATCCAGGCTTGGAATTGCTTCAAAACTCTGTATGTTCCGACAAAAGCGGCGAATTCCCGCCAATTATCCCGCCCAGATGATGCCACCTGGAAAGCGATCGCTCAAGCCTACAATGCCCAAAATACACCGTCAGTCAGCCCCAAAACCGTAGAAGAGTGGTTATTGTATGCGGCTAAAGCGGCACGCAAGTATCTTTATCCCACTCCCGATTCATTAAATGCTACTAAGGGCGGTGATGATTCCTCGGAGATTTTAGATAATCTTCCTGGTACAGAACAACCATCTTTAATGCAAGAAATTATTGCCCAAGAAGAAGAGCAGGCAAGGAATTCACAAACAACAGAAGTTAAGCAAGCATTAATTAAAGCAGTATCTCAATTAGATTCTCAATTGCAAGAAATTTTACTTTTATACTACGGACAAAAAGCCAACCAGGATGCGATCGCGCAACAATTAGACATCAAACAGTACACTGTTTCACGACGACTGAGTAAAGCCAAGGAGAATTTATTGCGATCGCTAGCCAGTTGGAGTCAAGATACACTGCATATTTCTTTAACACCAGACATACTCAAGAGTATGAGTACATTAATAGAAGACTGGTTACAGAATTACTACAATGTCTCGCCACCCTAA
- a CDS encoding DUF1822 family protein yields MTANPTIFTFADSTGLILEIPNYRQNLASQSFSHPSAWYQADLNENCLSAVLPWLQEDFTRQAKVWPSTNSLASIWELVNGTAVSVDVSRFILVPSETIDLSELRVPQEWVDLPSWVGDYYLAVQVDADAGYVRVWGYCTHAQLKTQGKYDPSDRTYTLDASDLTTDMSVLSVELQFCSQTATRTQLANLPSLPVTQAQNLITRLGNPEIITPRLAVPFELWGGLIEHSGWRTNLYERRIGLPEQHSVLQWLQAGVSQTAEAMGWGRLNLQLSAAGARSVEGVQPGITLSRRLAIAGQTYELSISPQGEPEAPSWRFELRNATVGAVIPGGFKLRLLTEDLQPFPNNEDIATTAVEQLFVEVALEAGEGIVWEVEPLPENYDREILKF; encoded by the coding sequence ATGACTGCTAACCCCACCATCTTCACCTTTGCTGACTCAACGGGCTTGATTTTAGAAATCCCTAATTATCGCCAAAATCTTGCTAGTCAGTCTTTTTCACATCCTAGTGCTTGGTATCAAGCTGATTTAAATGAAAATTGCTTGAGTGCAGTCTTGCCTTGGTTGCAAGAAGATTTTACACGCCAAGCAAAGGTATGGCCTTCTACCAATTCTCTAGCCAGCATTTGGGAACTGGTAAATGGAACTGCCGTAAGTGTAGACGTATCCAGATTTATCTTAGTTCCCAGTGAGACTATTGATTTAAGCGAATTACGTGTACCTCAAGAGTGGGTAGATTTACCAAGTTGGGTGGGGGATTATTATTTAGCAGTGCAAGTAGATGCAGATGCGGGTTATGTGCGGGTGTGGGGTTACTGTACCCATGCACAATTGAAAACTCAGGGGAAATATGATCCCAGCGATCGCACTTATACTTTAGATGCGAGTGACTTAACAACTGACATGAGTGTATTATCTGTGGAATTACAATTTTGTTCCCAGACAGCTACACGCACTCAACTAGCAAACTTGCCCAGTCTTCCCGTCACCCAAGCCCAAAACTTAATTACCCGCTTGGGAAATCCCGAAATCATCACCCCCCGGTTAGCCGTCCCTTTTGAATTGTGGGGGGGACTAATAGAACATAGCGGATGGCGAACCAACCTCTATGAACGCCGCATCGGCTTGCCAGAACAGCATTCAGTGCTGCAATGGTTGCAAGCTGGCGTTTCCCAGACAGCCGAGGCGATGGGTTGGGGGAGATTGAACTTACAATTAAGTGCGGCTGGGGCGCGGAGTGTGGAAGGAGTACAGCCAGGAATCACATTATCTCGCAGATTAGCGATCGCAGGACAAACCTACGAACTCTCAATTTCCCCCCAAGGCGAACCAGAAGCACCATCTTGGCGGTTCGAGTTACGCAACGCCACAGTTGGCGCAGTCATCCCCGGCGGCTTTAAACTCCGACTCCTCACCGAAGACTTACAACCATTCCCCAACAATGAAGATATAGCTACAACCGCCGTCGAGCAACTTTTTGTAGAAGTCGCCCTCGAAGCTGGCGAAGGTATAGTTTGGGAAGTCGAACCACTTCCAGAAAATTATGACCGAGAAATTTTAAAATTCTAA
- a CDS encoding DUF4870 domain-containing protein — protein sequence MGEKHNQQMRIWAMLCHLSALLAWILLFGLILIGIPLFLPLNIAAPLMIWRLRKIKYPWVDFQGRESLNFQITLTFYIVVVIMISLLLVLASCGIAVTTNGAINQVDTVLDSLLFIWMTFIIALFLIQLFLVTFAATKAYNGEHYRYPCTMRILR from the coding sequence ATGGGAGAAAAACACAACCAACAAATGCGGATCTGGGCTATGTTGTGTCATCTCTCAGCATTGTTAGCTTGGATACTATTATTTGGTTTAATTTTAATCGGTATTCCTTTATTTTTACCATTGAACATCGCCGCCCCTTTAATGATTTGGCGACTGAGAAAAATTAAATATCCTTGGGTAGACTTTCAAGGTAGAGAATCATTAAATTTTCAAATTACCTTAACGTTTTATATTGTCGTTGTCATCATGATTTCTCTGTTGCTAGTGCTGGCTAGTTGTGGTATAGCAGTAACTACTAACGGTGCAATTAATCAAGTAGACACAGTTTTAGACAGCTTATTATTTATTTGGATGACCTTTATTATTGCCCTATTTTTAATCCAATTATTCCTAGTCACATTTGCCGCCACCAAAGCATACAACGGCGAACATTACCGCTATCCCTGCACCATGAGAATCTTAAGGTAA
- a CDS encoding Gfo/Idh/MocA family protein has translation MELKNKIGVAIVGTGFGQKVHIPAFQAHHRTEITAIYHRDINKAQTIAAANNIPQACDTLTDILALPKVQAVSISTPPFLHYEMAKQVLQAGKHLLLEKPVTLNVTEAKELYQLAQQKNLIATVDFEFRFVPAWQFFAELLTSGYVGNPRLIKIDWLGSSRADTSRPWNWYSSQEKGGGALGSLGSHAFDYIYWLFGAVKRLNAHLTTAIPARVEPATGELKPVETDDTCLISLELANGTPCQVAISAVVHASRTHWVEVYGDRGTLVIGSDNQKDYIHGFKVWGSQAGKPLEEIEIPQRFLFPQNYADGRICAFLRVVNQWVQGIDTQQQTIPSLKEGVYSQLLMDLSHQSHQNSTWVDVPSLDETISYI, from the coding sequence ATGGAACTAAAAAATAAAATAGGTGTAGCAATTGTTGGGACAGGATTCGGTCAAAAAGTCCACATCCCTGCATTTCAAGCCCATCATCGCACAGAAATAACTGCGATTTATCACCGCGATATTAATAAAGCCCAAACCATCGCCGCAGCAAATAACATCCCCCAAGCCTGCGACACACTTACAGATATTCTCGCTTTACCAAAAGTCCAAGCAGTCAGCATTTCCACACCACCATTTCTGCACTACGAAATGGCAAAACAAGTATTACAAGCAGGCAAACATTTACTACTAGAAAAACCAGTAACTTTAAACGTCACCGAAGCTAAAGAACTATATCAATTAGCCCAACAAAAAAATCTCATCGCCACAGTAGATTTTGAATTTCGTTTTGTTCCCGCATGGCAATTTTTTGCAGAATTATTAACATCAGGTTACGTTGGCAACCCACGCTTAATTAAAATTGATTGGTTGGGTTCTTCCCGTGCTGACACTTCCCGCCCTTGGAATTGGTATTCGTCTCAAGAAAAAGGTGGCGGTGCGTTGGGTTCTTTGGGTTCTCATGCGTTTGATTATATCTATTGGCTATTTGGTGCAGTCAAAAGATTAAACGCCCATTTAACTACAGCCATTCCCGCACGGGTTGAACCTGCGACTGGGGAATTAAAACCTGTAGAAACCGATGATACCTGTCTCATCTCCTTAGAATTAGCTAATGGCACACCCTGTCAAGTTGCGATTAGCGCAGTGGTTCATGCTTCCCGTACTCATTGGGTAGAAGTATATGGCGATCGCGGTACTCTAGTTATAGGCAGTGATAACCAAAAAGATTACATACATGGGTTTAAAGTTTGGGGTTCTCAGGCAGGTAAACCCCTAGAAGAAATCGAAATTCCCCAAAGATTTTTATTTCCCCAAAACTACGCTGATGGACGCATTTGTGCATTTTTGAGAGTAGTTAATCAGTGGGTACAAGGAATTGATACTCAACAGCAAACAATTCCATCGTTAAAAGAAGGTGTGTACTCACAATTATTAATGGATTTATCCCATCAATCTCATCAGAATTCAACTTGGGTAGATGTGCCAAGTTTAGACGAAACTATTAGTTATATCTAA
- a CDS encoding NIL domain-containing protein: MFSHKSSPTTPVDSRIRIPQHYRQQPIISRLISRYGVTVNIKAAMLAADENYGWFDLELQGNSEKICNSLLYLQNLGVDLIELGIAGNVQHKLSYQEFPDSPSQINQQQSPPSIMTTGTPVYQSYGDYIGQSHRLRLQLCILKDYYQTPVIFELVSRFSITVNIIAASLSANQQNDGWFDLDLWGKPQQLFACFNYLKELNLPLWLDASSLHGDIIWI; this comes from the coding sequence ATGTTCAGTCATAAATCATCCCCAACCACCCCTGTAGATAGCCGGATTCGGATACCCCAACATTATCGACAACAACCGATAATTTCGCGGTTAATATCACGCTATGGTGTGACTGTGAATATTAAAGCAGCAATGTTGGCAGCAGATGAAAATTACGGTTGGTTTGACTTAGAACTGCAAGGAAATTCCGAAAAGATTTGTAATAGTCTGCTGTATTTACAAAATTTGGGAGTCGATTTAATCGAACTGGGTATTGCTGGTAATGTACAACATAAGTTGAGTTATCAAGAGTTTCCTGACTCACCATCTCAGATTAATCAACAACAGTCTCCGCCATCTATCATGACTACAGGTACTCCTGTTTACCAAAGTTATGGAGATTATATTGGACAATCTCACCGTCTGCGGTTACAACTCTGTATTTTGAAGGATTATTATCAGACACCAGTGATTTTTGAATTAGTTTCTCGCTTCAGCATCACTGTCAACATTATTGCGGCATCACTATCAGCTAATCAGCAAAATGATGGTTGGTTTGATTTAGATTTATGGGGTAAACCACAACAACTGTTTGCCTGCTTTAATTATTTGAAAGAACTGAATTTACCTCTGTGGTTAGACGCTTCTTCTCTACATGGAGATATTATTTGGATTTAG